The following proteins are co-located in the Rhodococcus opacus B4 genome:
- a CDS encoding amino acid--[acyl-carrier-protein] ligase codes for MSTDIAVEQEETSELERARRAFRAELLGAGLLVDTSVAGLYGRSGLFEDIVDGIDAVVRAAGPGASAARFRFPPVFPRTSFERTDYIASFPNLTGAVNTFTGTNAEHAQLLAARAEGESWDRWLEPTDTMLVSAACHPAYPMFTGVLPDGGALLDVYGYCFRHEPAFDPARMQAFRMHEFVRIGTADQAANHRDSWIERGLEVLSDLWLDATPVIANDPFFGRAGRMLAANQRDENLKTELTVRLYGDLDDGTAVVSCNCHQDHFGVTFDIATADGGVAHSACVGFGMERIALAMLRTHGLDPSRWPSAVKSRMSL; via the coding sequence ATGAGCACGGATATCGCAGTGGAGCAGGAAGAGACGAGCGAACTCGAGCGCGCCCGGCGCGCGTTCCGGGCGGAACTGCTGGGGGCCGGACTCCTGGTGGACACGTCCGTCGCCGGCCTGTACGGACGGTCGGGGTTGTTCGAGGACATCGTCGACGGCATCGACGCGGTCGTGCGGGCAGCAGGCCCGGGCGCGTCCGCGGCCCGATTCCGGTTTCCGCCGGTGTTCCCGCGCACCAGTTTCGAGCGGACCGACTACATCGCGTCGTTCCCCAATCTGACCGGTGCCGTCAACACGTTCACCGGCACCAACGCCGAGCACGCGCAACTGCTGGCGGCCCGCGCCGAGGGGGAGAGCTGGGACCGGTGGCTCGAGCCGACCGACACGATGCTGGTGTCGGCGGCCTGCCATCCGGCGTACCCGATGTTCACGGGAGTGCTGCCGGACGGCGGTGCGCTCCTCGACGTGTACGGCTACTGCTTCCGGCATGAGCCCGCGTTCGATCCCGCGCGCATGCAGGCGTTCCGGATGCACGAGTTCGTGCGGATCGGCACCGCGGACCAGGCTGCGAACCACCGTGATTCGTGGATCGAGCGCGGGCTGGAGGTGCTGTCCGACCTGTGGCTGGACGCGACACCGGTGATCGCCAACGATCCGTTCTTCGGCAGGGCCGGACGCATGCTCGCCGCCAACCAGCGCGACGAGAACCTCAAGACCGAGCTGACGGTGCGCTTGTACGGCGACCTCGACGACGGAACCGCGGTCGTGTCGTGCAACTGCCATCAGGACCATTTCGGTGTCACGTTCGACATCGCGACCGCGGACGGCGGTGTCGCGCACAGTGCGTGCGTCGGGTTCGGGATGGAACGCATCGCGCTCGCGATGCTGCGGACCCACGGCCTGGACCCGTCGCGCTGGCCGAGCGCGGTGAAATCCCGGATGTCGCTGTGA
- a CDS encoding glycosyl hydrolase 2 galactose-binding domain-containing protein, translating to MATEPGTVTDPSGLAGVPGPWYPAQVPGTAAGAIRAADGVAASRAVQTDAVDWWFVTEVSGGGPDPWRLEFDGLASHAEVWAGDDLVLSSESMFVPASADVDSRPGTVTLAIRFPSLDAALRRRRPRGRWRSSLVSAQGLRWVRTSLLGRAPVFGGVPAPVGPWRPVRLHDRTAPVLSDRHVVTSVEDGTGVLDLTVRVHGSAGPPPVVRLGDVTGEATVVEAGPGAQDVRARLRIPDVRLWWPHTHGAPVTYPLSIAFGEHVVDLGAVGFRTVSAARGDGGFRLAVNGVDVYCRGAVWIPVDPIGLGGRSQTRETLERVVEAGLNMVRVPGTMLYEDAAFWDDCAELGVLVWQDAMLSTFDPPDDEPFLDLLTAEIEAVLRPLSGNPALAVFSGGSETEQQPTMLGLPAPHIAAVHDVIPAVVARIAPGVVPVSSSPSAAPGGDALATHVGMGVAHYFGIGGYRQPPSDVRQAGVRFAAECLAFSIPPSDVTIETEFGSLAAAGHHPRWKAAVPRDNGASWDFEDVRDHYVRTLFGEEPSTVRWSDPERYLALGRAAVCEAFAAALGYWRRPDSGCDGALVLALRDLEPGAGWGLLDSDGRPKAPWFVLRRLAQPVAVLLGEDGMDGLRIDAVNDSARTVAGELRVQVHTRTGAPAFEVTEPVTVAAHTARRWSLDTVLGRFTDATHVHRFGPRGYESVTVTLSTDDGVVAESVHLFGGPARALERTVGLTAVARETAPGNWVVDVATDGAAQYVHLELGGFEPADSWFHLPPGGTRIVPVRRTGAAEAVTGQVRALNSVSVAAVVRAST from the coding sequence GTGGCAACGGAACCGGGTACGGTCACCGATCCTTCGGGGTTGGCGGGTGTGCCGGGCCCGTGGTATCCCGCGCAGGTTCCGGGTACGGCGGCCGGCGCGATCCGGGCGGCCGACGGCGTCGCGGCGTCGCGCGCGGTGCAGACCGATGCGGTGGACTGGTGGTTCGTCACCGAGGTGTCCGGCGGCGGCCCGGATCCGTGGCGGCTCGAATTCGACGGACTCGCCTCGCACGCGGAAGTGTGGGCAGGCGACGACCTCGTCCTGTCCTCGGAGTCGATGTTCGTGCCCGCCTCGGCCGACGTGGACTCTCGGCCCGGCACGGTCACGCTGGCGATCCGATTCCCGTCGCTCGACGCGGCGTTGCGCCGCCGTCGGCCCCGCGGTCGCTGGCGATCGTCGCTGGTGAGCGCGCAGGGGCTGCGCTGGGTGCGGACGAGCCTGCTCGGTCGCGCGCCGGTCTTCGGTGGCGTGCCCGCCCCGGTCGGGCCGTGGCGGCCGGTGCGACTCCACGACCGCACGGCGCCGGTGCTGTCGGACCGCCACGTGGTCACCTCCGTGGAGGACGGGACGGGCGTGCTGGATCTCACCGTGCGCGTGCACGGCTCGGCAGGCCCGCCTCCCGTCGTCCGGCTCGGCGACGTCACCGGGGAGGCGACGGTCGTCGAAGCCGGCCCGGGCGCGCAGGACGTGCGCGCTCGCCTGCGCATCCCCGACGTCCGGTTGTGGTGGCCGCACACCCACGGCGCCCCCGTGACGTATCCGCTGAGCATCGCGTTCGGCGAGCACGTGGTCGACCTGGGTGCGGTCGGATTCCGCACCGTGAGTGCGGCGCGCGGCGACGGCGGGTTCCGGCTGGCGGTCAACGGCGTCGACGTGTATTGCCGCGGGGCCGTCTGGATCCCCGTCGATCCGATCGGGCTGGGCGGCCGGTCGCAGACGCGGGAGACCCTCGAGCGGGTGGTCGAGGCCGGGCTCAACATGGTCCGGGTGCCGGGCACGATGCTGTACGAGGACGCCGCGTTCTGGGACGACTGTGCCGAACTCGGCGTCCTGGTGTGGCAGGACGCGATGCTGTCGACGTTCGACCCGCCCGACGACGAGCCGTTCCTGGACCTGCTGACCGCGGAGATCGAGGCGGTGCTGCGACCGCTGTCGGGAAACCCCGCGCTCGCCGTGTTCAGCGGCGGCAGCGAAACCGAACAGCAACCCACGATGCTCGGACTCCCCGCGCCGCACATCGCGGCGGTGCACGACGTGATCCCGGCGGTGGTCGCGCGGATCGCGCCGGGGGTGGTGCCGGTGTCGTCGTCCCCGTCCGCGGCACCCGGCGGCGACGCGCTCGCGACCCACGTCGGAATGGGCGTCGCGCACTACTTCGGAATCGGCGGGTATCGGCAGCCGCCGTCCGACGTCCGCCAGGCCGGGGTGCGGTTCGCCGCCGAATGCCTCGCATTCTCGATTCCCCCGTCGGACGTGACGATCGAGACCGAGTTCGGCAGCCTCGCCGCCGCTGGCCACCACCCGCGGTGGAAGGCCGCCGTGCCCCGCGACAACGGGGCGTCCTGGGATTTCGAGGATGTCCGCGATCACTACGTGCGGACGCTGTTCGGTGAGGAGCCGTCGACGGTCCGCTGGAGTGACCCCGAGCGGTACCTGGCCCTCGGTCGCGCCGCCGTGTGCGAGGCCTTCGCGGCGGCTCTCGGATACTGGCGCCGGCCGGATTCGGGATGCGACGGCGCGCTGGTGCTCGCGCTCCGCGACCTCGAACCCGGCGCCGGGTGGGGATTGCTCGACTCCGACGGCCGGCCGAAGGCGCCGTGGTTCGTGTTGCGGCGGCTGGCTCAGCCCGTTGCGGTCCTCCTCGGCGAGGACGGGATGGACGGGCTGCGCATCGACGCGGTCAACGACTCCGCCCGCACGGTCGCGGGGGAGTTGCGGGTGCAGGTGCACACCCGCACGGGTGCGCCGGCGTTCGAGGTCACCGAACCGGTGACCGTCGCCGCGCACACGGCCCGCCGGTGGTCGCTCGACACGGTGCTCGGGCGGTTCACCGACGCCACGCACGTTCATCGTTTCGGTCCCCGCGGATACGAGAGCGTGACCGTCACCCTGTCCACCGACGACGGTGTCGTCGCCGAGTCCGTTCACCTCTTCGGCGGACCCGCGCGCGCCCTCGAACGCACCGTCGGCCTGACGGCGGTGGCCCGGGAGACGGCGCCCGGCAACTGGGTGGTCGACGTCGCCACCGACGGCGCTGCGCAGTACGTCCACCTCGAACTCGGCGGATTCGAACCGGCCGACTCCTGGTTCCATCTGCCGCCCGGCGGCACCCGGATCGTGCCGGTGCGCAGGACCGGGGCGGCGGAGGCGGTGACCGGGCAGGTGCGGGCGCTGAACTCGGTGAGCGTCGCCGCGGTCGTGCGGGCCTCCACCTGA
- the mfd gene encoding transcription-repair coupling factor — protein MSSPLIAAEPSSDTPLAGLAKIALGDAVVAQVTEALGRRHLDIVAPAPARPFVAAALAERTHLLLVTATGREADDLTAELQEMIGDAVAQFPSWETLPHERLSPSADTVGRRVEVLRRLARPDDRSYGAPLQVVVTTVRSLVQPMAPGLGEIEPVTLRVGVEHDFDGLIQRLVEMAYTRVDMVGKRGEFAVRGGILDLFSPTADHPVRVEFWGDEVTELRAFSVADQRSLAELDIDAVIAPPCRELLLTEDVRDRAAQLAVDNQADAALVEMLDKMSAGIPVEGMEALLPVLRPGQLQLLTDVLPESAHVLLCDPEKIRTRATDLVRTGQEFLEASWTAASIGGAAPLDTSVLKGDGIDLGASAYRTLSQVRESAETAGLPWWTLSPLASGSGEELELAITPAPQVRGSDELLSELFVSLRAHVSTGGRAVIVVAGAGTAHRVLERLREAEVPAAELTPGSEPARGQVGVLRGSLHDGLVFPGGDTTPGLVVVTESDLTGNRVAAVGDGRRLPAKRRNQVDPLALTAGDMVVHDQHGIGRFVEMVERTIGGARREYLVIEYAASKRGHPGDRLFVPMESLDQLSRYVGGELPALSKLGGSDWANTKRKARKAVREIAGELVQLYAARQAAPGHAFGPDTPWQKEMEDAFAFTETHDQLTVISEVKADMEKAVPMDRVVIGDVGYGKTEIAVRAAFKAVQDGKQVAVLVPTTLLAQQHLQTFTERMAAFPVKVRGLSRFTDAGESKEIVAGMADGEIDVVVGTHRLLQTAVRWKDLGLVIVDEEQRFGVEHKEHIKALRTHVDVLTMSATPIPRTLEMSMAGIREMSTILTPPEERHPILTYVGAYADKQVAAAIRRELLRDGQVFYVHNRVSSIDKAAQRIRELVPEARVVVAHGQMNEDTLERTVQGFWERDYDVLVCTTIIETGLDISNANTLIVERADSLGLSQLHQLRGRVGRSRERGYAYFLYPPEKPLTETAYDRLATISQNSDLGAGMAVAMKDLEIRGAGNVLGAEQSGHVAGVGFDLYVRLVGEAVEAFRAAADGKPITTDDAPKEVRIDLPVDAHIPPDYVTSDRLRLEGYRKLAAATELDGITAVVDELVDRYGPLPEEVRRLVSVAKLRLLAREYGLEEIAVVGTQLKISPMALPDSKQLRLKRIYPSAQYRATTGMVQLPLPRAGSGGIGAERVRDVELLQYIADLVLALDGKAAGSVVMEA, from the coding sequence TTGTCTTCCCCGCTCATCGCTGCCGAGCCCTCGTCCGACACCCCGCTCGCCGGACTGGCGAAGATCGCGCTGGGCGACGCCGTCGTCGCGCAGGTGACCGAGGCCCTCGGGCGGCGTCACCTCGACATCGTCGCGCCCGCACCCGCCCGGCCGTTCGTGGCCGCGGCCCTCGCCGAGCGCACGCATCTGCTTCTGGTTACCGCGACCGGTCGCGAGGCCGACGACCTCACCGCCGAACTGCAGGAGATGATCGGCGACGCGGTGGCGCAGTTCCCGTCGTGGGAGACGTTGCCGCACGAGCGGCTGTCGCCGAGCGCCGACACGGTCGGTCGCCGGGTGGAGGTGCTCCGCAGGCTCGCGCGGCCCGACGACCGCTCCTACGGCGCCCCGCTCCAGGTCGTCGTCACCACCGTCCGTTCACTGGTGCAGCCCATGGCGCCCGGTCTCGGTGAGATCGAACCCGTCACGCTCCGGGTGGGCGTGGAGCACGACTTCGACGGGCTGATCCAGCGGCTCGTCGAAATGGCGTACACCCGCGTCGACATGGTCGGCAAGCGCGGAGAGTTCGCGGTCCGCGGCGGCATCCTGGACCTGTTCTCGCCCACCGCGGATCATCCGGTGCGCGTCGAGTTCTGGGGCGACGAGGTCACCGAGTTGCGCGCGTTCTCCGTCGCCGACCAGAGGTCGCTCGCCGAACTCGACATCGACGCCGTGATCGCGCCGCCGTGCCGCGAGCTGCTCCTCACCGAGGACGTCCGCGACCGGGCCGCGCAGCTCGCAGTCGACAACCAGGCCGACGCCGCGCTCGTCGAGATGCTCGACAAGATGTCGGCCGGCATCCCGGTGGAAGGCATGGAGGCACTGCTGCCCGTGCTGCGGCCGGGGCAGCTGCAACTGCTCACCGACGTGCTGCCCGAGAGCGCGCACGTGCTCCTGTGTGATCCGGAGAAGATCCGGACCCGCGCCACCGACCTGGTGCGCACCGGTCAGGAGTTCCTCGAGGCGTCGTGGACGGCGGCCTCGATCGGCGGCGCCGCCCCCCTCGACACGTCGGTGCTGAAGGGCGACGGCATCGACCTCGGCGCCTCCGCCTACCGGACGCTGAGCCAGGTCCGCGAATCCGCGGAGACCGCCGGTCTGCCGTGGTGGACGCTGAGCCCGCTCGCGTCCGGAAGCGGTGAGGAACTGGAGCTGGCGATCACGCCGGCACCCCAGGTCCGCGGTTCCGACGAGCTGCTGTCCGAACTGTTCGTGAGCCTGCGCGCCCACGTCAGCACGGGCGGCCGGGCCGTCATCGTCGTCGCAGGCGCCGGTACCGCGCACCGCGTGCTCGAGCGTCTCCGCGAGGCCGAGGTGCCCGCGGCGGAACTCACGCCCGGTTCGGAGCCCGCTCGCGGTCAGGTCGGGGTGCTGCGCGGGTCGCTGCACGACGGCCTGGTCTTCCCCGGCGGCGACACCACCCCCGGACTCGTCGTCGTCACGGAGTCCGATCTCACCGGAAACCGGGTGGCCGCGGTCGGCGACGGCAGGCGGCTGCCGGCCAAGCGCCGCAACCAGGTGGACCCGCTGGCCCTGACGGCCGGCGACATGGTGGTGCACGACCAGCACGGCATCGGGCGGTTCGTCGAGATGGTCGAACGGACCATCGGCGGCGCGCGGCGCGAGTACCTCGTGATCGAGTACGCCGCCAGCAAGCGCGGCCACCCGGGCGACCGGCTGTTCGTCCCGATGGAGTCGCTCGACCAGCTGTCGCGGTACGTCGGAGGTGAGCTGCCCGCGCTCAGCAAGCTCGGCGGCTCCGACTGGGCCAACACCAAACGCAAGGCGCGCAAGGCGGTTCGGGAGATTGCCGGTGAGCTCGTCCAGCTGTATGCGGCACGGCAGGCCGCGCCCGGTCACGCGTTCGGCCCGGACACCCCGTGGCAGAAGGAGATGGAGGACGCGTTCGCGTTCACCGAGACCCATGACCAGCTGACCGTCATCAGCGAGGTCAAGGCCGACATGGAGAAGGCCGTCCCGATGGACCGCGTCGTCATCGGCGACGTCGGCTACGGCAAGACCGAGATCGCGGTGCGGGCGGCGTTCAAGGCCGTGCAGGACGGCAAGCAGGTGGCGGTGCTGGTGCCGACGACGCTCCTCGCCCAGCAGCACCTCCAGACGTTCACCGAGCGCATGGCGGCGTTCCCGGTCAAGGTGCGCGGGCTCTCCCGCTTCACGGATGCGGGCGAATCCAAGGAGATCGTCGCGGGCATGGCCGACGGCGAGATCGACGTGGTGGTCGGCACGCACCGGCTGCTGCAGACCGCGGTCCGGTGGAAAGACCTGGGCCTCGTGATCGTCGACGAGGAGCAGCGTTTCGGTGTGGAGCACAAGGAGCACATCAAGGCGCTGCGCACCCACGTGGACGTGCTCACCATGTCGGCGACGCCGATCCCGCGAACGCTGGAGATGAGCATGGCGGGCATCCGGGAGATGTCCACGATCCTCACGCCGCCGGAGGAGCGGCACCCCATCCTCACCTACGTCGGCGCGTACGCCGACAAGCAGGTGGCCGCCGCCATCCGACGGGAACTGCTCCGCGACGGGCAGGTGTTCTACGTCCACAACCGGGTCAGCTCGATCGACAAGGCGGCCCAGCGCATCCGCGAACTCGTGCCCGAGGCGCGCGTCGTCGTCGCACACGGACAGATGAACGAGGACACCCTCGAACGGACCGTGCAGGGTTTCTGGGAACGCGACTACGACGTGCTGGTGTGCACCACCATCATCGAGACCGGTCTCGACATCTCCAACGCCAACACGCTGATCGTCGAACGCGCCGATTCCCTCGGCCTGTCGCAGCTGCACCAGTTGCGTGGTCGCGTCGGCCGTAGCCGGGAACGCGGCTACGCGTACTTCCTGTACCCGCCGGAGAAGCCGCTGACCGAGACGGCCTACGACCGGCTCGCGACCATCTCGCAGAACTCCGACCTCGGCGCAGGCATGGCAGTCGCGATGAAGGACCTCGAGATCCGTGGTGCCGGAAACGTGCTGGGGGCCGAGCAGTCCGGTCACGTGGCCGGTGTCGGCTTCGACCTGTACGTGCGACTGGTGGGGGAGGCCGTCGAGGCGTTCCGCGCGGCCGCGGACGGAAAGCCGATCACCACGGACGACGCCCCGAAGGAAGTGCGCATCGACCTGCCCGTCGACGCGCACATCCCGCCGGATTACGTCACCAGCGACCGGCTCCGGCTCGAGGGGTATCGCAAGCTCGCGGCCGCCACCGAACTCGACGGCATCACCGCCGTCGTGGACGAACTCGTCGACAGGTACGGCCCCCTCCCCGAGGAGGTCCGCAGGCTGGTGTCGGTGGCCAAACTGCGGCTGCTGGCCCGCGAGTACGGGCTCGAGGAGATCGCCGTCGTCGGCACGCAGCTGAAGATCTCGCCGATGGCACTGCCCGACTCGAAGCAGTTGCGTCTCAAGCGGATCTACCCGAGTGCGCAGTACCGTGCCACCACCGGCATGGTGCAGCTGCCGCTGCCCCGGGCAGGCTCGGGCGGGATCGGCGCGGAGCGGGTGCGCGACGTGGAGTTGCTGCAGTACATCGCGGATTTGGTGCTCGCGCTGGACGGCAAGGCCGCCGGGTCCGTGGTGATGGAGGCCTGA
- a CDS encoding MazG family protein, with translation MTVVLLDPLRPTTVPMEAIGLVGDGVEFTDEVPESVRALLSAAPGAAVLISTDPDHPTVRDWVASGSRVVAAPKVPGDNLVEAAEVMDRLWSYGGWEVTQTHRTLSHYLVEETYEVLDAIESAVPGDLREELGDLLLQVLFHSRIASAAGTFDVDDVAATLVAKLVHRSPHLGEDVVGPIDIAEQERAWEIRKAAEKARSSCLDGIAMSQPAASLAAKVVARASKAGLPSELVPAEITADSAAVVAAESRLQAATHDLIARIRAAENAARAAGKTELAAADWLGYWTS, from the coding sequence ATGACGGTGGTCCTGCTCGACCCGTTGCGGCCCACGACCGTCCCGATGGAAGCCATCGGGTTGGTCGGCGACGGCGTGGAATTCACCGACGAGGTACCCGAGTCCGTGCGGGCGCTGCTGTCCGCCGCACCCGGCGCCGCCGTCCTGATCAGTACCGATCCCGACCATCCCACCGTGCGCGACTGGGTCGCGTCGGGTTCCCGCGTCGTCGCGGCACCGAAGGTCCCGGGCGACAACCTCGTCGAGGCCGCCGAGGTGATGGACCGGTTGTGGAGCTACGGCGGCTGGGAGGTGACGCAGACACACCGGACGCTGTCGCACTACCTCGTCGAGGAGACGTACGAGGTCCTCGACGCGATCGAGTCCGCCGTGCCCGGAGACCTGCGCGAAGAGCTCGGAGATCTGTTGCTGCAGGTTCTGTTCCACTCACGCATCGCCTCGGCCGCGGGCACTTTCGACGTCGACGACGTCGCCGCGACCCTGGTCGCGAAGCTCGTGCACCGCAGCCCCCATCTCGGCGAGGACGTCGTCGGCCCGATCGACATCGCCGAGCAGGAACGGGCGTGGGAGATCCGGAAGGCGGCGGAGAAGGCCCGCAGCTCCTGCCTCGACGGCATCGCGATGAGCCAGCCGGCGGCGTCGCTGGCGGCGAAGGTCGTGGCCCGCGCGAGCAAGGCGGGGTTGCCGTCCGAGCTGGTGCCGGCGGAGATCACGGCCGACAGCGCGGCGGTGGTCGCCGCCGAGTCGCGGCTGCAGGCGGCGACGCACGACCTCATCGCCCGTATCCGCGCGGCCGAGAATGCTGCGCGCGCGGCGGGGAAGACCGAACTCGCCGCCGCGGACTGGCTCGGTTACTGGACGTCCTGA
- a CDS encoding glycosyltransferase family 2 protein, with protein MSLYTPDRLEPSDETDAHDIDEAGAGDRAPGRPTVTVVVPAMNEARNLPHVAARMPAGIDEIVFVDGHSVDDTVEVARSLWPDATFVTQSRKGKGNALACGFRAATSDIIVMIDADGSTDPAEIPLFVGALVAGADFAKGSRFADGGGSSDITFSRKLGNKALNAIVNLKFGAAFSDLCYGYNAFWRHHVPVMALPPVEASEAQWGDGFEIETLINVRVANAGLKITEVPSFEQDRIHGESNLNAVRDGLRVLRTIRSEQRTTAAHLSPAPVPQG; from the coding sequence ATGAGCCTGTACACGCCTGACCGCCTGGAACCTTCCGACGAGACAGACGCGCACGACATCGACGAGGCCGGCGCCGGAGACCGCGCGCCCGGCCGCCCGACGGTCACCGTCGTCGTGCCCGCGATGAACGAAGCCAGGAACCTTCCCCACGTCGCCGCACGCATGCCGGCCGGCATCGACGAAATCGTCTTCGTGGACGGCCATTCCGTCGACGACACCGTGGAGGTGGCGCGGAGCCTCTGGCCGGACGCGACATTCGTGACGCAGAGCCGGAAAGGCAAGGGCAACGCCCTGGCCTGCGGCTTCCGCGCCGCGACCAGCGACATCATCGTGATGATCGACGCCGACGGCTCCACCGACCCGGCGGAGATTCCGCTGTTCGTCGGTGCCCTCGTGGCCGGCGCGGACTTCGCGAAAGGGAGCCGCTTCGCCGACGGCGGCGGCAGCTCGGACATCACGTTCAGCCGGAAGCTCGGAAACAAGGCACTGAACGCCATCGTGAACCTCAAGTTCGGGGCCGCGTTCAGCGACTTGTGCTACGGCTACAACGCTTTCTGGCGTCACCACGTCCCGGTGATGGCACTGCCCCCGGTGGAGGCGTCCGAGGCGCAGTGGGGCGACGGGTTCGAGATCGAGACCCTGATCAACGTGCGGGTCGCCAACGCGGGCCTGAAGATCACCGAGGTGCCGAGTTTCGAGCAGGATCGCATCCACGGCGAGAGCAACCTGAACGCGGTCCGGGACGGACTCCGCGTGCTGCGCACCATCAGGAGCGAACAGCGCACGACCGCAGCGCACCTGTCCCCGGCGCCGGTCCCGCAGGGCTGA
- a CDS encoding glycosyltransferase family 2 protein — translation MTVSTLVSCSVVICAYTTERWSDLCAAVDSVLAQSVPVLEVLLVIDHSEELFSRAELHFAPEPRVCVLRNSESKGLSGARNTGVRASKGDMIAFLDDDARAEPDWYRVSAAHYSDPDVLGVGGFASPAWPADRPVWMPAEFDWVVGCSYVGQPTRIEPVRNFIGCNMSLRRAVFDTVDGFSDGIGRVGKTPVGCEETELCIRIRHHQPTAQLLFDPAMKVVHRVGDDRTTFRYFLSRCYHEGMSKALVSDLVGAGDALSSERAYTARVLPRAVVAGIVSPRHGGLFRAGAVVAGFTVTAAGYVRGLLGLRSKRVTA, via the coding sequence GTGACGGTGTCCACGCTCGTATCCTGCTCCGTCGTCATCTGCGCCTACACCACCGAACGGTGGAGCGATCTGTGCGCCGCGGTCGACTCGGTGCTCGCCCAGAGTGTGCCGGTCCTCGAGGTGCTGCTGGTGATCGATCATTCGGAGGAGCTGTTCTCCCGTGCCGAACTGCATTTCGCGCCGGAACCCCGCGTGTGCGTGCTGCGCAATTCCGAGTCGAAGGGTCTGTCCGGCGCCCGCAACACCGGCGTCCGCGCGTCGAAGGGGGACATGATCGCGTTCCTCGACGACGACGCCCGCGCCGAGCCCGACTGGTATCGCGTGTCCGCCGCCCACTATTCCGATCCCGACGTGCTCGGTGTCGGCGGTTTCGCCAGTCCGGCGTGGCCGGCCGACCGCCCCGTGTGGATGCCCGCCGAGTTCGACTGGGTTGTCGGCTGCAGCTACGTCGGCCAGCCGACGCGCATCGAACCGGTGCGGAACTTCATCGGCTGCAACATGTCTCTGCGGCGCGCGGTCTTCGACACCGTCGACGGGTTCAGCGACGGAATCGGCAGGGTCGGGAAGACGCCGGTCGGGTGCGAGGAGACCGAACTCTGCATCCGGATCCGACATCACCAGCCCACCGCGCAGTTGCTGTTCGACCCCGCGATGAAGGTGGTGCACCGCGTCGGCGACGACCGCACCACGTTCCGCTACTTCCTCTCGCGCTGCTACCACGAGGGCATGTCGAAAGCGCTGGTCTCCGATCTCGTCGGGGCCGGCGACGCGCTCAGCAGCGAACGGGCGTACACCGCACGTGTACTCCCGCGAGCCGTCGTCGCGGGGATCGTGTCCCCCCGGCACGGCGGACTGTTCCGAGCGGGTGCCGTGGTCGCGGGGTTCACGGTGACCGCAGCCGGATACGTCCGAGGTCTCCTCGGTCTGCGATCGAAGCGGGTGACGGCATGA